From Amycolatopsis sp. cg9, one genomic window encodes:
- the gap gene encoding type I glyceraldehyde-3-phosphate dehydrogenase codes for MTVRVGVNGFGRIGRNFFRAVQASGHDIEVVAFNDLGDVATMAHLLKYDSILGRFPGEVSVSDEGIVVDGKTIKALAERDPANLPWGDLGVDVVVESTGFFTNADAAKAHIAGGAKKVIISAPAKGEDLTVVLGVNDDKYDGSQVIISNASCTTNCLGPLAKVLNDEFGIEQGLMTTIHAYTQDQNLQDGPHKDLRRARAAALNVVPASTGAAKAIGLVLPELLGKLDGYALRVPVPTGSATDLTVTLKKSATVDEINAAYKAAAEGPLAGILRYSVDPIVSSDIVTDPASCIYDSPLTKVIGNQVKVVGWYDNEWGYSNRLADLIKLVGSKL; via the coding sequence GTGACCGTTCGCGTAGGTGTCAACGGCTTCGGCCGCATCGGCCGCAACTTCTTCCGCGCCGTGCAGGCCAGCGGCCACGACATCGAGGTCGTCGCCTTCAACGACCTCGGCGACGTCGCCACCATGGCCCACCTGCTGAAGTACGACTCCATCCTGGGCCGGTTCCCGGGTGAGGTCAGCGTCAGCGACGAGGGCATCGTCGTGGACGGCAAGACCATCAAGGCCCTCGCCGAGCGCGACCCGGCCAACCTGCCCTGGGGCGACCTGGGCGTGGACGTCGTCGTCGAGTCGACCGGCTTCTTCACCAACGCCGACGCCGCCAAGGCGCACATCGCCGGCGGTGCCAAGAAGGTCATCATCTCCGCGCCCGCCAAGGGCGAGGACCTGACCGTGGTGCTCGGCGTCAACGACGACAAGTACGACGGCTCGCAGGTCATCATCTCCAACGCGTCCTGCACCACCAACTGCCTCGGCCCGCTGGCCAAGGTGCTGAACGACGAGTTCGGCATCGAGCAGGGCCTGATGACCACGATCCACGCGTACACCCAGGACCAGAACCTGCAGGACGGCCCGCACAAGGACCTGCGCCGCGCCCGCGCCGCCGCCCTGAACGTGGTGCCCGCCTCGACCGGTGCCGCCAAGGCCATCGGCCTGGTGCTGCCGGAGCTGCTGGGCAAGCTGGACGGCTACGCGCTGCGCGTCCCGGTGCCGACCGGCTCGGCCACCGACCTCACCGTGACCCTGAAGAAGTCCGCCACGGTCGACGAGATCAACGCCGCCTACAAGGCCGCCGCCGAGGGTCCCCTCGCCGGCATCCTGCGCTACTCGGTCGACCCGATCGTGTCCTCGGACATCGTCACCGACCCGGCGTCCTGCATCTACGACTCGCCGCTGACCAAGGTCATCGGCAACCAGGTCAAGGTCGTCGGCTGGTACGACAACGAGTGGGGCTACTCCAACCGACTCGCGGACCTGATCAAGCTCGTCGGCTCGAAGCTCTGA
- the pgk gene encoding phosphoglycerate kinase, with the protein MTVKNLDDLLGEGVQGRYVLVRSDLNVPLDGERITDDGRVRAALPTIKKLADAGAKVVVTAHLGRPKGEPDPKYTLAPVAKRLTELLGAEVALAGDLVGESAKALTGDLVSGSVVLLENVRFDARETSKDAVDRSELAAELGALVPGGAFVSDGFGVVHRKQASVYEVASVLPAYAGGLVLAELDVLKKLTDDVQRPYVVVLGGAKVSDKLGVIANLLTKVDRLLIGGGMAYTFLKAQGHEVGQSLLQADQLDQVKGFLAEAEKRGVELVLPVDVLAATEFSAGAEHEVVEATAIPADRQGLDIGPRSRELFASKLADAKTVFWNGPMGVFEFEAFSGGTRAVAEALVASDAFTVVGGGDSAAAVRQLGLPEDGFSHISTGGGASLEYLEGKELPGVVALEEKN; encoded by the coding sequence ATGACCGTCAAGAACCTCGACGACCTGCTGGGCGAGGGCGTTCAGGGCCGGTACGTGCTCGTGCGGTCCGACCTGAACGTCCCGCTCGACGGGGAGCGCATCACCGACGACGGCCGCGTCCGCGCGGCGCTGCCGACGATCAAGAAGCTCGCCGACGCGGGCGCGAAGGTCGTCGTCACCGCGCACCTCGGCCGCCCCAAGGGCGAGCCGGACCCGAAGTACACCCTCGCGCCCGTCGCCAAGCGGCTCACCGAGCTGCTCGGTGCCGAGGTCGCGCTGGCCGGTGACCTGGTCGGCGAGTCCGCGAAGGCGCTGACCGGCGACCTGGTCAGCGGCAGTGTCGTCCTGCTGGAGAACGTGCGCTTCGACGCGCGCGAGACCAGCAAGGACGCCGTGGACCGCTCCGAGCTGGCCGCCGAGCTGGGCGCGCTCGTCCCGGGCGGCGCGTTCGTCTCCGACGGCTTCGGCGTCGTGCACCGCAAGCAGGCCTCGGTCTACGAGGTCGCGTCGGTGCTCCCGGCGTACGCGGGCGGCCTGGTGCTGGCCGAGCTGGACGTGCTGAAGAAGCTGACCGACGACGTCCAGCGGCCCTACGTGGTCGTGCTCGGCGGCGCGAAGGTGTCCGACAAGCTCGGCGTCATCGCGAACCTGCTGACCAAGGTCGACCGGCTGCTCATCGGCGGCGGCATGGCGTACACCTTCCTCAAGGCCCAGGGCCACGAGGTCGGCCAGTCGCTGCTGCAGGCCGACCAGCTCGACCAGGTCAAGGGCTTCCTCGCCGAGGCCGAGAAGCGCGGTGTCGAACTGGTCCTGCCGGTCGACGTGCTCGCCGCGACGGAGTTCTCGGCCGGCGCCGAGCACGAGGTCGTCGAAGCCACCGCCATCCCGGCCGACCGCCAGGGTCTGGACATCGGCCCGCGCAGCCGCGAGCTGTTCGCGAGCAAGCTGGCCGACGCCAAGACCGTGTTCTGGAACGGCCCGATGGGCGTGTTCGAGTTCGAGGCGTTCTCCGGCGGCACCCGTGCCGTCGCCGAAGCCCTGGTCGCGAGCGACGCGTTCACCGTGGTCGGCGGTGGCGACTCGGCCGCCGCGGTGCGGCAGCTGGGCCTGCCCGAAGACGGCTTCTCGCACATCTCCACCGGCGGCGGTGCCTCGCTGGAGTACCTCGAAGGCAAGGAACTGCCGGGCGTCGTGGCCCTGGAGGAGAAGAACTAG
- the tpiA gene encoding triose-phosphate isomerase: MARKPFIAGNWKMNQNHLEAIALVQKIAFALPEKYYAKVDVAVLPPFTDIRSVQTLVDGDKLSLTYGAQDIAPQDSGAYTGDISGLMLAKLGCKFVAVGHSERREYHAETDELVNKKVKAALKHGITPILCIGEKLEVREAGEHIHHTTTQLIEGLKGLKAEQVSGVVVAYEPVWAIGTGKVASSADAEEVCKAIRATLQEKYGDEVASSVRVLYGGSVKSGNISELVGCENIDGALVGGASLDGEEFTKLCALAAGGPLP, translated from the coding sequence GTGGCACGCAAGCCGTTCATCGCCGGCAACTGGAAGATGAACCAGAACCACCTCGAGGCGATCGCGCTCGTCCAGAAGATCGCCTTCGCGCTGCCGGAGAAGTACTACGCGAAGGTCGACGTGGCGGTGCTGCCGCCGTTCACCGACATCCGCAGCGTGCAGACCCTGGTCGACGGCGACAAGCTGTCGCTCACCTACGGCGCCCAGGACATCGCGCCGCAGGACTCGGGCGCCTACACCGGGGACATCTCGGGCCTGATGCTGGCGAAGCTGGGCTGCAAGTTCGTCGCCGTCGGGCACTCGGAGCGGCGCGAGTACCACGCCGAGACCGACGAGCTGGTCAACAAGAAGGTCAAGGCCGCGCTCAAGCACGGCATCACGCCGATCCTCTGCATCGGGGAGAAGCTCGAGGTCCGCGAGGCCGGCGAGCACATCCACCACACCACGACGCAGCTGATCGAGGGCCTGAAGGGCCTCAAGGCCGAGCAGGTCTCGGGCGTGGTCGTCGCGTACGAGCCGGTCTGGGCGATCGGCACCGGCAAGGTCGCGTCGTCGGCCGACGCCGAAGAGGTCTGCAAGGCCATCCGGGCCACCCTCCAGGAGAAGTACGGCGACGAGGTCGCTTCGTCCGTCCGGGTGCTCTACGGGGGATCGGTGAAGTCGGGCAACATCAGCGAGCTGGTGGGCTGCGAGAACATCGACGGTGCCCTGGTCGGCGGAGCGAGCCTCGACGGCGAGGAGTTCACGAAACTCTGCGCACTCGCCGCGGGCGGGCCGCTGCCCTGA
- the secG gene encoding preprotein translocase subunit SecG: protein MKLFLQILLIVSSVLLVVAVLLHRGRGGGLSSLFGGGMQSSLAGSSVAEKNLDRITLLLGAVWLISIVGLGLLLKV, encoded by the coding sequence ATGAAGCTGTTCCTGCAAATCCTGTTGATCGTCTCCAGCGTCCTGCTGGTGGTCGCTGTGCTGCTGCACCGTGGCCGGGGCGGTGGCCTGTCGTCGCTGTTCGGCGGTGGGATGCAGTCGAGCCTGGCCGGGTCGAGCGTGGCCGAGAAGAACCTCGACCGGATCACCCTGCTGCTGGGCGCGGTCTGGCTGATCAGCATCGTGGGCTTGGGTCTGCTGCTCAAGGTGTGA
- a CDS encoding RNA polymerase-binding protein RbpA — MVGGNAIRGTRVGAGPTGESERGESAPRRRVAYWCANGHEARPSFALDAEIPDEWDCPRCGLPGGQDEKNPPAAPRTEPYKTHLAYVKERRSDSDGEAILAEALERLRKRREIL; from the coding sequence ATGGTTGGCGGTAACGCGATTCGGGGCACCAGGGTGGGTGCCGGACCTACGGGCGAATCGGAACGGGGTGAGTCGGCGCCACGGCGCCGCGTAGCTTATTGGTGTGCCAACGGCCACGAGGCCCGGCCGTCGTTCGCGCTCGACGCGGAAATCCCGGACGAGTGGGACTGCCCACGCTGCGGGCTTCCGGGCGGGCAGGACGAGAAGAACCCGCCGGCCGCGCCGCGGACGGAGCCGTACAAGACGCACCTGGCCTACGTGAAGGAGCGCCGCAGCGACTCCGACGGCGAGGCCATCCTGGCGGAGGCGCTGGAGCGCCTGCGCAAGCGGCGGGAAATCCTCTAA
- a CDS encoding sensor histidine kinase, with amino-acid sequence MSTEGLSIPGISIASSGPSAAERVRKRGLSVFGSVPRPAVVTFAIEAAAVILAVLDVWLVIPEKAQPYSIWLSGAACLAVVFRRKFPFLAVLVAVPGFLAGWAQLASMITLGMLATRRQLHWQVWVGAALVWICRFVQWPLEDFAELSWREHILDGIYGVLVAGMPIAIGLLIGARAEVANKLAELATSRDRERRFHADAVRAEERARLAREMHDVVSHQITLIAMQAGALQAQTTDDRAQETAQVIRTLSKRTLEELRSLLSVLRAGADDDGPRPGINDLDRLIRTSEVPVHLSVEHLPEALPNQVSAAAYRTVQECLTNVHKHAPGATATIRIQGEHGALKIEVRNERASRPGESLPSGGHGLTGLAERARLLGGSFETSKSKDGGFRVRARYPLDR; translated from the coding sequence ATGAGTACAGAGGGACTCTCGATTCCAGGCATCTCGATCGCGAGCTCGGGGCCGTCGGCCGCCGAGCGGGTGCGAAAGCGGGGGCTGAGCGTGTTCGGCTCGGTACCCCGGCCCGCCGTGGTCACGTTCGCCATCGAGGCGGCCGCGGTCATCCTGGCGGTGCTCGACGTCTGGCTGGTGATCCCCGAGAAGGCCCAGCCCTATTCGATCTGGCTCTCCGGCGCCGCCTGCCTCGCGGTGGTGTTCCGGCGGAAGTTCCCGTTCCTCGCCGTGCTCGTCGCGGTCCCCGGCTTCCTGGCCGGCTGGGCGCAGCTCGCGTCGATGATCACGCTCGGCATGCTCGCCACCCGCCGTCAGCTGCACTGGCAGGTCTGGGTCGGCGCGGCGCTGGTGTGGATCTGCCGGTTCGTGCAGTGGCCCCTGGAGGACTTCGCCGAGCTCAGCTGGCGTGAGCACATCCTCGACGGCATCTACGGCGTCCTCGTCGCCGGCATGCCGATCGCGATCGGCCTCCTCATCGGGGCGCGGGCCGAGGTCGCGAACAAGCTCGCCGAGCTGGCCACGAGCCGCGACCGCGAGCGCCGCTTCCACGCCGACGCCGTCCGCGCCGAAGAGCGCGCCCGGCTGGCCCGCGAGATGCACGACGTCGTGTCCCACCAGATCACGCTGATCGCGATGCAGGCCGGCGCGCTGCAGGCCCAGACGACCGACGACCGGGCCCAGGAGACCGCGCAGGTCATCCGGACGCTGTCGAAGCGGACGCTGGAGGAGCTGCGCTCCCTGCTGAGCGTGCTGCGCGCGGGCGCGGACGACGACGGCCCGCGGCCGGGGATCAACGACCTCGACCGGCTGATCCGGACGTCGGAGGTCCCGGTGCACCTGTCCGTGGAGCACCTCCCGGAGGCCCTCCCCAACCAGGTCTCGGCGGCGGCCTACCGGACGGTCCAGGAGTGCCTGACGAACGTCCACAAGCACGCCCCGGGCGCCACCGCGACGATCCGCATCCAGGGTGAGCACGGCGCGCTCAAGATCGAGGTCCGGAACGAGCGGGCGAGCCGGCCCGGTGAATCGCTCCCCTCGGGTGGCCACGGCCTGACCGGCCTGGCCGAGCGGGCGCGCCTGCTGGGCGGCAGTTTCGAGACGTCGAAGTCGAAGGACGGCGGGTTCCGCGTGCGGGCCCGGTACCCGCTGGACCGCTGA